A genomic segment from Truepera sp. encodes:
- the groES gene encoding co-chaperone GroES produces the protein MADKKQNLRPLGDKVVVEVIDEPQTTVSGIVLPDSAKEKSQRGKVIAVGTGKLMDNGSREPMEVKPGDTVLFAKYGGTEVELGGQELMILSQRDIHAVLE, from the coding sequence ATGGCAGACAAGAAGCAGAACCTCAGGCCGCTGGGCGACAAGGTCGTGGTGGAAGTCATCGACGAGCCGCAGACCACCGTCAGCGGCATCGTGCTGCCCGACAGCGCCAAGGAGAAGAGCCAGCGCGGCAAGGTCATCGCCGTCGGCACCGGCAAGCTCATGGACAACGGCAGCCGCGAACCCATGGAAGTCAAGCCCGGCGACACCGTTCTCTTCGCCAAGTATGGCGGCACGGAGGTCGAGTTGGGCGGCCAGGAGCTGATGATCCTGAGCCAGCGCGACATCCACGCCGTCCTCGAATAA